Proteins encoded by one window of Prevotella nigrescens:
- a CDS encoding DUF6029 family protein has protein sequence MKKYICLLCLLALGAVNVNAQGQDDNNDNKVSVTGSIQSDILVPQEDLKIGSPKYKDKVLTNTFLDLNLISKNVDAGARFEFLKHPLPGFEPDYKGYGVPYFYLKGKFEKLEITLGNYYEQFGSGFILRTYEERSLGIDNSLLGARIVYKPYKGIVLKAVTGEQRRYWAHNDSWINGADLELNLGEWFAGLQKSDTRIMLGGSFVNKYEDNDNDNIMVDRTHKLNLPQNVNAWDARVQLQKGGFNILAEYAQKTQDPSFTNGYIYRNGNVAMLSASYSQRGMSVLLQAKRSNDMAFKSDRNSIGVSSYINHLPAFTQDQTYALAAFYPYATRPDGEWAYQAQLGYKFKRKTFIGGPYGMNVKVNFSHVHAIDKHINLTGSIDNVNVKGSKGYGSAFFKWGDQTYYQDLNIQVERKISKTFKLNLMYMNQFYNKTVVEGEGGMIHSDIFVADGKYTFSPKMNLRGEVQYLSTKGDQGNWWFGLLELAIVPHWMFTVSDMYNSGETKLHYYQGLVTFNAGAHRLQVGYGRTRAGFNCSGGVCRYIPASRGVTVSYNYNF, from the coding sequence ATGAAAAAATATATTTGCTTACTATGTCTGCTTGCTCTTGGGGCGGTAAATGTCAATGCTCAAGGACAAGACGACAACAACGATAATAAAGTTTCGGTTACCGGAAGCATACAGAGCGACATCCTTGTACCACAGGAAGACTTGAAGATAGGTTCGCCCAAGTATAAAGACAAGGTGCTGACAAATACTTTTCTCGATTTAAACCTGATTAGTAAGAATGTAGACGCCGGAGCAAGATTTGAGTTTCTGAAACATCCATTACCAGGTTTCGAACCAGACTATAAAGGCTATGGTGTGCCATATTTTTATTTAAAAGGTAAATTTGAAAAGCTCGAAATTACATTAGGAAACTACTACGAACAATTTGGTTCGGGCTTCATACTCCGCACGTACGAGGAACGTAGCTTAGGAATAGACAATTCTTTGTTAGGTGCACGCATAGTTTACAAACCTTATAAAGGAATTGTGCTGAAAGCTGTAACAGGCGAACAGCGCAGATACTGGGCACATAATGATTCGTGGATAAATGGTGCCGATTTAGAACTTAATCTTGGCGAATGGTTTGCGGGATTGCAAAAGAGCGATACCCGAATTATGTTGGGTGGTTCGTTCGTAAATAAATATGAAGACAACGACAACGATAATATAATGGTAGACCGCACGCACAAATTAAACCTTCCGCAAAATGTAAATGCCTGGGACGCTCGTGTCCAATTGCAGAAAGGCGGCTTTAATATTCTTGCCGAATATGCACAGAAAACACAAGACCCTTCGTTTACAAATGGTTACATATATCGTAATGGAAATGTAGCTATGCTTTCGGCTTCTTATTCTCAACGTGGAATGAGTGTTCTTTTACAAGCAAAGCGTTCTAACGACATGGCATTTAAAAGCGACAGAAACAGCATCGGAGTTTCTTCGTATATAAACCATCTGCCGGCATTTACACAAGACCAGACTTATGCACTTGCTGCTTTCTATCCTTATGCAACTCGTCCGGACGGCGAATGGGCATATCAGGCACAGTTGGGTTATAAGTTTAAGCGTAAGACTTTTATCGGAGGGCCTTATGGCATGAATGTAAAAGTGAATTTCTCTCACGTCCATGCCATTGACAAGCACATAAATCTTACAGGTTCTATCGATAATGTAAATGTAAAAGGTTCTAAAGGTTATGGTTCTGCTTTCTTTAAATGGGGCGACCAGACCTATTATCAAGATTTGAACATACAGGTTGAACGCAAAATCTCCAAGACATTCAAGCTGAATTTAATGTATATGAACCAATTCTACAATAAGACAGTGGTAGAGGGCGAGGGCGGAATGATACATTCCGACATATTTGTTGCCGATGGTAAATATACATTCTCTCCAAAGATGAACCTTCGTGGCGAAGTACAATACCTTTCTACAAAGGGCGACCAAGGCAACTGGTGGTTCGGCTTGCTGGAATTGGCAATTGTTCCTCATTGGATGTTTACTGTAAGCGATATGTATAATTCTGGCGAAACCAAGTTACATTACTATCAAGGATTAGTAACTTTCAATGCCGGTGCACACAGATTGCAAGTAGGTTATGGCCGTACACGTGCAGGTTTTAACTGCTCTGGTGGCGTATGTCGCTATATTCCCGCAAGCAGAGGTGTAACAGTTTCATACAACTATAATTTCTAA
- a CDS encoding Omp28 family outer membrane lipoprotein, whose protein sequence is MKRIIPLLIASVAILLSSCANVDEGDRYIKVESSEAKRAVLVEEFTGQRCINCPEAHEELAKIQKEYGENNVITVCIHASALAVSPLKTSVGEEYFKHWNGASLPCAVINRNTSALGVSAWAGVINSELQKTTNVKLSMANNYNAANRQLSIDVNALSSEKLNGKLQVWIVEDGIVAVQLLKGNRKDKNYVHNHVFRAAVNGTWGTDIALQENVEAKNNFSIQLDSKWNEKNVSIVAFVYNDSGVQQVIKQHINS, encoded by the coding sequence ATGAAAAGAATAATTCCATTACTAATAGCATCTGTGGCGATACTTCTCTCTTCGTGTGCAAATGTAGACGAGGGCGACAGATATATAAAGGTAGAATCTTCTGAAGCAAAGCGTGCCGTATTGGTAGAAGAGTTTACAGGACAGAGGTGCATAAATTGTCCTGAAGCTCACGAAGAATTAGCAAAGATTCAAAAAGAATATGGCGAGAACAATGTTATAACGGTTTGTATACATGCTTCTGCGTTGGCAGTATCTCCGTTAAAGACAAGTGTTGGCGAAGAATATTTTAAACATTGGAATGGCGCTAGTCTTCCGTGTGCTGTTATAAACAGAAATACCAGTGCTTTGGGTGTCTCTGCGTGGGCAGGTGTTATAAATAGTGAACTTCAGAAGACAACTAATGTTAAACTCTCTATGGCGAATAACTATAATGCAGCCAATCGTCAGTTGTCTATAGATGTAAATGCGTTAAGTTCAGAAAAGCTAAATGGAAAGTTGCAAGTGTGGATTGTTGAAGATGGCATTGTTGCAGTACAGCTTTTAAAAGGTAATCGCAAGGATAAAAACTATGTTCACAATCATGTGTTCCGTGCAGCTGTAAATGGCACATGGGGAACTGACATCGCTTTACAAGAAAATGTAGAGGCAAAGAACAACTTCTCTATTCAGTTAGATTCAAAATGGAACGAAAAGAATGTTTCTATTGTAGCCTTTGTTTACAACGATTCTGGCGTTCAACAAGTAATTAAACAGCATATAAATAGTTAA
- a CDS encoding T9SS type A sorting domain-containing protein, producing the protein MKKLRFLILTTALIMTIGVMGEEGVLLQLKNGSTVGFAFSDKPTMLIGSTLEIRANKTVVNYDYNEVKRVYWGEVQPNGISSAKDNINSSVVFRINTNGLSVSGLTKGERVSVYDTTGRLVTTAISTQDNGTLDLSLKTSNGIYIARTQSGISFKFTR; encoded by the coding sequence ATGAAAAAGCTAAGGTTTTTAATTCTTACAACAGCCTTGATAATGACAATAGGAGTCATGGGCGAGGAAGGAGTACTATTACAACTAAAGAATGGTTCAACTGTGGGGTTTGCCTTTTCTGATAAACCTACAATGTTAATTGGATCAACATTAGAGATTCGTGCTAATAAAACGGTTGTTAATTATGATTATAATGAAGTAAAGCGAGTATATTGGGGAGAAGTTCAACCCAATGGTATATCTTCTGCCAAAGATAATATCAATAGTAGTGTGGTCTTTCGCATAAATACCAATGGTTTGAGCGTATCTGGTCTTACAAAAGGAGAGCGTGTCAGTGTCTATGACACTACTGGACGACTGGTAACAACAGCAATTTCCACTCAAGATAATGGAACACTTGATTTATCATTGAAAACATCTAATGGTATTTATATCGCAAGAACCCAGTCAGGTATATCCTTTAAATTCACCCGATAA
- a CDS encoding heavy metal translocating P-type ATPase, translated as MKKKVIRVILTSVLLLLAWIVERNCNLPTWQMLVVYLIPYLLISYDVLGEAVEGIMEGNPFDENFLMSVATIGAFVVGFLPNGEPQFLEGVFVMLFFQVGELFEHYAEDKTRDSISDLMDIRPDTANVERNGETIVVNPATVAIGEVVLVKPGEKIPLDGEIIEGTSSLNTVALTGESMPKDVTPGDNVVSGCVNISGLLKIKVSKTFDNSTASRILNLVEKASENKSRSESFIRRFARIYTPIVVISAVIIAFIPPFFSDSYNYALSTWLYRALTFLIVSCPCALVISIPLSFFCGIGGAGHVGILIKGGNYMEALTRAKTIVFDKTGTLTRGVFEVEAIHPNQFSEKELLHLAAHVEQFSTHPIAIALRNAYKETGCKCKVENIKEFAGQGISAEINGKNVCVGNKKLMDFIGVEIVACNKCQHLKGTTVHVAVDGAYVGHIVIADQIKTDASSAIAKLKKAGIGKTVMLTGDRKEVAEIVATQLGIDECYSELMPADKVTHVEHLLNEKPINSALAFVGDGINDAPVLARADIGIAMGALGSDAAIEAADVVLMDDKPSKIAKVIAISRRTINIARQNAVFAIGIKVAVLILSTVGIATMGMAVFADVGVMVLAVLNATRALKVK; from the coding sequence ATGAAGAAAAAAGTTATAAGAGTCATTCTTACGTCCGTGTTGCTATTGTTGGCATGGATTGTAGAGCGCAATTGCAATTTGCCAACGTGGCAAATGCTGGTTGTTTACCTTATTCCATACTTGCTTATCAGCTACGATGTGTTGGGCGAAGCAGTGGAGGGAATTATGGAGGGTAACCCTTTCGACGAGAATTTCCTTATGTCTGTTGCCACAATAGGTGCTTTTGTGGTCGGCTTTTTGCCCAACGGAGAGCCGCAATTCTTGGAAGGAGTCTTCGTTATGCTGTTTTTCCAAGTGGGCGAACTGTTTGAACACTACGCCGAAGACAAGACGCGAGACTCCATTTCCGACCTTATGGACATACGCCCTGATACGGCAAATGTGGAAAGAAACGGTGAAACCATCGTGGTAAACCCCGCTACCGTAGCCATTGGTGAGGTGGTTCTTGTGAAGCCGGGCGAAAAGATTCCACTCGATGGAGAGATTATTGAGGGAACTTCCAGCCTGAATACGGTGGCACTGACAGGCGAAAGTATGCCGAAAGATGTAACGCCGGGCGATAATGTTGTATCGGGTTGTGTGAACATTTCGGGTTTATTAAAGATAAAAGTAAGCAAAACCTTCGATAATTCTACTGCATCAAGGATATTGAATTTGGTAGAAAAAGCAAGTGAGAATAAATCAAGAAGCGAGTCTTTTATTCGTCGTTTCGCACGTATCTATACGCCTATCGTAGTTATCTCTGCAGTTATTATAGCGTTTATTCCGCCATTTTTTTCAGATAGCTACAACTATGCGCTATCTACTTGGCTCTACCGTGCACTTACTTTCCTTATAGTCAGTTGTCCGTGTGCTTTGGTTATTTCTATTCCTTTATCGTTCTTCTGTGGTATAGGTGGAGCCGGTCATGTAGGTATTCTTATAAAAGGTGGAAATTATATGGAAGCTTTAACACGAGCAAAAACTATTGTTTTCGATAAGACAGGAACACTAACTCGTGGTGTTTTTGAAGTAGAAGCAATCCATCCAAATCAGTTTTCAGAGAAAGAACTCTTACATCTTGCAGCACATGTCGAGCAATTTTCTACGCATCCAATAGCAATCGCACTGCGAAATGCTTATAAAGAAACAGGTTGTAAATGCAAAGTTGAAAATATAAAAGAATTTGCCGGACAAGGGATTTCTGCCGAAATCAACGGAAAAAACGTGTGTGTTGGCAATAAAAAACTAATGGATTTCATAGGAGTTGAAATAGTTGCCTGCAACAAATGTCAGCATCTTAAAGGAACTACGGTACATGTTGCTGTAGATGGTGCGTATGTTGGTCATATTGTTATTGCTGACCAAATAAAAACCGACGCATCTTCGGCTATTGCAAAACTAAAGAAAGCTGGTATTGGGAAAACTGTAATGCTAACTGGAGATCGTAAAGAAGTAGCCGAGATTGTTGCCACACAATTGGGAATAGACGAATGTTACAGCGAACTAATGCCTGCCGATAAAGTAACACACGTAGAACACTTACTGAACGAGAAGCCGATTAACAGTGCACTCGCTTTCGTGGGAGACGGCATAAACGATGCGCCTGTTTTGGCACGGGCAGATATTGGAATTGCGATGGGAGCACTTGGAAGCGATGCTGCAATAGAGGCAGCAGACGTCGTTCTTATGGACGATAAGCCTTCAAAAATAGCCAAAGTCATTGCTATTTCTCGTCGTACTATTAATATTGCCCGGCAAAATGCAGTGTTTGCTATAGGTATAAAAGTAGCAGTGCTTATTCTGTCTACCGTAGGAATAGCAACAATGGGAATGGCTGTTTTTGCAGATGTAGGTGTAATGGTACTTGCCGTACTGAATGCCACTCGTGCTTTAAAGGTGAAATAA
- a CDS encoding leucine-rich repeat domain-containing protein has protein sequence MKIKFLLFAVLISFPAVLSAQTIKGDVLVSGNGAPVDYKIPEGIREIAPNAFATSSVRSVEFPASLEVIGQCAFFYANSLKTVTFAPNSKLKVIGEQAFSDCASLETIELPNSVDSIGANAFVLCENLKKIAIPTGLKKLSRSTFMSCSNLMKVKFPETLKEIDETCFANCVSLTSITLTGVETIGERAFYNCKVLTNVKLNEGLKEIKANAFQRCIALETLELPATVEKTGAKLFLQCPEFGGFTVVAASKYMTAVGGVLYSKDKTTLYECPQVIATDNFVVPAETKVIRSMAFFECQDIKAITLPANIEKIGTGALANNGMAKFNFATNNSFIFADDALYYRSPSGKGLYLMAVPCKGNRTEFVLQSKTSYIADYAFAYNNNVQKVYIPDLVIGIANRAFYACHGLKDIYSYRETAPELGEEVFGDVEFNKVYLHVRKGSEKSYADNGWLFLWGDNIEGDYPNIADGIGNVATENMKCSVVRLNANEACLTANVNISSVELYNAAGSLVSEVRQFNSNKVLITLPYHGFYIAKLKFNDGSVKVVKI, from the coding sequence ATGAAAATTAAATTTCTATTGTTTGCAGTCTTAATTTCTTTTCCGGCAGTATTGTCTGCACAGACAATAAAAGGCGATGTGTTGGTAAGTGGTAATGGTGCTCCTGTTGATTACAAAATTCCAGAAGGAATACGCGAGATTGCTCCCAATGCTTTTGCTACTTCGTCTGTTAGAAGCGTAGAATTTCCTGCTTCGCTCGAAGTTATTGGGCAATGTGCATTCTTTTATGCCAACAGTTTAAAGACGGTTACATTTGCACCAAATAGTAAATTGAAGGTTATTGGCGAACAAGCTTTCAGCGATTGTGCAAGTCTTGAAACAATAGAACTTCCAAATTCGGTGGATTCTATTGGAGCAAATGCATTTGTGCTATGCGAAAATCTGAAGAAGATAGCTATTCCTACAGGACTTAAGAAACTTTCGCGTAGTACGTTTATGTCGTGTTCTAACCTTATGAAGGTGAAGTTTCCCGAAACGTTGAAAGAGATAGACGAAACTTGTTTTGCCAACTGTGTGTCGCTTACTTCTATAACACTTACTGGAGTAGAAACTATTGGCGAACGTGCTTTCTATAACTGTAAGGTATTAACTAACGTAAAGTTAAACGAAGGCTTGAAAGAGATAAAAGCGAATGCTTTTCAGCGTTGCATTGCTTTAGAAACGCTCGAACTTCCTGCAACGGTAGAGAAAACTGGTGCAAAACTGTTTTTACAATGTCCAGAGTTTGGTGGTTTTACGGTTGTTGCTGCAAGTAAATATATGACGGCTGTTGGCGGAGTGCTTTATTCTAAGGATAAAACTACGCTTTATGAATGTCCACAAGTTATAGCAACCGATAATTTTGTTGTTCCAGCTGAAACAAAAGTTATTCGTTCTATGGCGTTTTTTGAGTGTCAGGATATAAAGGCAATTACACTTCCTGCTAATATTGAGAAAATTGGCACGGGTGCATTGGCAAATAATGGTATGGCGAAGTTTAATTTTGCTACGAACAACAGTTTTATCTTCGCAGACGATGCGCTTTATTATCGAAGTCCAAGTGGCAAAGGTCTCTATTTGATGGCTGTTCCTTGCAAAGGTAATAGAACTGAATTCGTTCTTCAGTCAAAAACTTCTTATATTGCCGATTATGCATTTGCTTACAACAATAATGTGCAGAAAGTTTATATTCCCGATTTGGTAATTGGCATTGCAAATCGTGCTTTTTATGCTTGCCATGGCTTAAAAGATATTTATAGCTATCGAGAAACAGCTCCCGAACTTGGAGAAGAAGTTTTTGGCGATGTTGAATTTAATAAAGTATATTTACACGTTAGGAAAGGTTCGGAAAAATCGTATGCAGACAATGGTTGGTTGTTCTTGTGGGGCGACAATATTGAAGGCGATTATCCAAACATTGCAGATGGAATAGGCAATGTCGCAACAGAGAATATGAAATGCTCTGTAGTTAGATTGAATGCAAACGAAGCTTGTTTAACAGCCAATGTAAATATCAGTTCTGTGGAATTGTACAATGCAGCAGGCTCTTTGGTTAGCGAAGTTAGACAGTTTAACAGTAACAAAGTGTTGATTACTTTGCCTTATCATGGCTTTTATATTGCAAAACTGAAGTTTAATGATGGCAGTGTAAAGGTTGTGAAAATCTAA
- a CDS encoding helix-turn-helix transcriptional regulator, with protein MATTFINIGCSSFVHTKERAYADSLLNNSYMDIINYSFVKAYRDISRAQTFYEKTNNQEKQAICQIHLALLYEGIGLWEEAHENLKKARSALKQLSPIVKYRYYYANVVYLLEHCKNYAEAGRVMKYAIANDHCISNKVFLLTDLSNLAEIYIKQGKIKEASKILNSLDKQVNNFFHTQLLYCRLLIAKQYSRPDSIYNIAQKCLEQSVRFRQLNIQVEALQAMIHIDSIRQDYRSFINHFTQYYNMRDSLNGAMATSKIKQIQEKAKIESEKLKAYEEIKGQRVLLLLIVVVALFVVCVAVLIYYRTKQRKRIVELEAKELSDKLRYTELERELSKLKMQIEKEKLIKSQQENISMSLQLAMLSDQKEKKRMQFFNEQFQFMDNDFCQRLEKQYPTITKAEKRLLYLIKIGLDGHKIMSILNISGSGFYKLRYRLRKRLGLNNEDLEKYIQHLK; from the coding sequence TTGGCAACCACATTTATAAATATAGGTTGTTCTTCTTTTGTGCATACAAAAGAAAGAGCGTATGCCGATAGTTTGCTAAATAATTCGTATATGGATATTATAAATTATTCTTTTGTTAAGGCATATAGAGATATTTCAAGGGCACAGACTTTCTATGAAAAAACTAATAATCAAGAAAAACAAGCAATATGTCAAATTCATCTTGCCTTATTATATGAAGGTATTGGTTTATGGGAAGAGGCTCACGAAAATCTGAAAAAAGCACGTAGTGCACTGAAGCAACTTTCTCCAATAGTGAAATATAGATACTATTATGCAAATGTAGTATACTTGTTAGAACACTGTAAGAATTATGCAGAAGCAGGCCGGGTAATGAAATATGCTATTGCAAATGACCATTGTATAAGTAATAAGGTTTTCCTTCTAACCGACTTAAGTAACTTGGCAGAAATATATATTAAACAAGGGAAGATAAAAGAAGCATCAAAAATTCTTAATAGTTTAGACAAGCAAGTTAATAATTTCTTTCACACCCAACTGTTATATTGTCGTTTGCTTATAGCAAAACAATACAGCCGTCCAGATTCCATTTATAATATTGCGCAGAAGTGCCTTGAACAGAGTGTACGTTTTAGGCAATTGAATATCCAAGTGGAGGCATTACAAGCAATGATTCATATAGATTCGATACGTCAGGATTACCGTTCTTTTATCAATCATTTTACACAATATTACAATATGCGCGATTCTTTGAATGGTGCAATGGCGACTTCTAAAATTAAACAAATACAAGAGAAGGCTAAAATAGAGAGTGAAAAACTTAAAGCATACGAAGAAATAAAAGGACAACGTGTACTATTACTACTTATAGTTGTAGTTGCTCTATTCGTAGTATGTGTAGCTGTTCTGATTTATTATCGTACCAAACAACGTAAACGGATTGTAGAACTTGAAGCAAAAGAACTATCCGATAAGCTTCGATATACTGAATTGGAAAGAGAACTATCAAAACTTAAAATGCAGATTGAAAAAGAGAAGTTAATTAAATCACAGCAAGAAAATATATCAATGTCGTTACAATTAGCAATGCTAAGCGACCAGAAGGAGAAGAAAAGAATGCAGTTCTTTAACGAGCAGTTTCAATTTATGGATAATGATTTTTGCCAACGCTTAGAAAAGCAATATCCAACTATTACCAAAGCCGAAAAAAGATTATTATACCTCATAAAGATTGGACTTGACGGACATAAAATTATGTCTATACTTAATATATCTGGTTCAGGTTTTTACAAACTCCGTTATAGACTAAGAAAGCGATTAGGACTCAACAATGAAGATTTAGAGAAATACATTCAGCATTTAAAGTGA
- a CDS encoding TlpA family protein disulfide reductase, which produces MKKTVLSLLVLLTCAIGTVSAQLPSVTLKDINGKAVRTDTLSNNGKPFIIDFFATWCKPCNRELKAISEVYNEWREETGVKIFAISIDQAQNANKVKPLVDENGWEYDVLLDPNSEFKRALGVQMIPYVLICDGKGNIVYKHNGYTEGAENELIEKVRELVK; this is translated from the coding sequence ATGAAAAAAACGGTTCTATCCCTATTAGTATTACTTACTTGTGCTATTGGCACTGTAAGCGCGCAATTACCATCGGTAACACTTAAGGACATTAATGGCAAGGCTGTACGTACAGATACCTTGTCGAATAATGGAAAGCCATTCATCATTGACTTCTTTGCAACTTGGTGCAAGCCTTGCAACCGAGAGTTAAAAGCCATTAGCGAAGTGTATAATGAATGGCGAGAAGAAACTGGAGTGAAAATTTTTGCCATTTCTATAGACCAGGCACAGAATGCAAACAAAGTGAAACCACTTGTAGACGAGAATGGCTGGGAATACGACGTATTGCTCGACCCAAATAGCGAGTTTAAACGTGCCTTAGGTGTACAAATGATTCCTTATGTTCTTATTTGCGATGGTAAGGGAAATATTGTGTATAAACACAACGGCTATACAGAAGGTGCAGAAAACGAGTTGATAGAGAAAGTTCGCGAACTTGTAAAATAG
- a CDS encoding BspA family leucine-rich repeat surface protein, translating to MKKQLFHNTFVVIAMLFAILFLPITVRAQVMEAYAVMDTDAKTFSFYYDSNKDSYDENTVYTLPNSITGYPEWCLKYDRKKITTVIFDNSMKNCYPISTRLWFDGFEKLTTIEGIKNLNTDNVTNMGGMFSGCKVLTSLDVSGFRTQNVTYMDYMFDGCELLKTIDVSHFDTKSVTNMSFMFYGCKSLISVDVSNFNTQLVTNMSDMFHNCESLTTIYCNDIWTCEMSICMFQDCKLLKGGENGSVVYDANKIDIAMANPTTGYFTRKTPDRIEMQTIENEISHKQIYTLQGIRLDNISNFSGSGIFILKGKKLLKR from the coding sequence ATGAAGAAACAATTATTTCACAATACGTTTGTAGTTATTGCCATGTTGTTCGCAATCTTATTTTTGCCTATAACAGTACGGGCACAAGTTATGGAAGCATATGCCGTAATGGATACCGATGCAAAAACTTTTTCTTTCTATTATGACTCCAATAAAGATTCATACGATGAAAATACTGTATATACCTTGCCAAATTCTATTACTGGTTATCCTGAATGGTGTTTAAAATATGACAGAAAGAAAATTACAACTGTAATATTTGACAATTCGATGAAGAACTGCTATCCGATCTCTACGAGATTATGGTTTGATGGCTTTGAAAAGCTTACTACTATTGAAGGAATAAAAAACCTTAATACAGACAATGTAACTAATATGGGTGGAATGTTTTCTGGCTGTAAAGTTTTGACCTCGCTTGATGTATCGGGTTTTAGAACTCAAAATGTAACTTATATGGATTACATGTTCGATGGTTGTGAATTACTGAAGACTATTGATGTCTCTCACTTTGATACCAAAAGCGTAACTAATATGAGCTTTATGTTTTATGGCTGTAAATCCTTGATTTCTGTTGACGTATCAAACTTCAATACACAGCTTGTAACTAATATGAGCGATATGTTCCATAATTGCGAATCATTGACTACCATCTATTGCAATGACATTTGGACATGTGAAATGTCTATTTGTATGTTCCAAGATTGTAAGCTGTTGAAAGGAGGAGAAAACGGTAGTGTTGTTTACGATGCGAATAAAATTGATATAGCTATGGCGAATCCAACAACAGGATATTTCACAAGAAAGACCCCTGACAGAATTGAGATGCAAACAATTGAGAACGAGATATCACACAAGCAAATCTATACTTTACAAGGTATACGTTTAGATAATATCTCCAATTTTTCCGGTTCGGGTATTTTTATTCTAAAAGGCAAAAAGCTACTAAAGCGATAA
- a CDS encoding YitT family protein has product MEFSITKKVLYREIVDYVMITLGCISYGIGWTIFLLPNNISTGGVAGLSSTVFWALNIPVSYTYFVLNALLLTVALKTLGWRFCVKTIYGVLVMTFATGFLRGYFPHPTIMHEQPFVAMLIGSLFCGMGLGFCLSYNGSSGGSDIVAAIVNKYHDISLGRVLILVDTSIVTLSYFVLKDWERVIYGYLSLFIVSFVLDQVVNSGRRSVQFLIISERYKEICKEVVETPPHRGCTIIDAQGYYTGQTTKVVLVVTRQREARTLYHLINDIDPHAFVTQSQVMGVFGQGFDKFKIKNKNNKKNSETVSLETK; this is encoded by the coding sequence ATGGAGTTCTCAATTACAAAGAAAGTGCTTTATCGCGAAATTGTCGATTACGTTATGATTACCCTCGGGTGCATCTCGTATGGCATTGGTTGGACCATCTTTCTACTTCCAAACAACATTAGTACAGGTGGAGTTGCAGGTTTGTCGTCTACAGTTTTTTGGGCTTTGAACATTCCCGTCTCTTACACTTATTTCGTTTTAAATGCCCTTTTATTAACTGTAGCATTAAAGACACTTGGCTGGCGCTTTTGCGTTAAAACAATCTATGGAGTGTTGGTTATGACATTTGCAACTGGATTCTTGCGAGGATATTTTCCACACCCTACAATTATGCACGAACAACCATTTGTTGCCATGCTTATAGGCTCGTTGTTCTGTGGTATGGGCTTAGGTTTTTGTCTTTCTTATAATGGAAGTTCAGGTGGTTCCGATATTGTTGCAGCAATTGTAAATAAATACCACGACATTTCGCTTGGCCGCGTACTAATTCTGGTAGATACTTCTATCGTAACATTAAGTTATTTTGTGCTGAAAGATTGGGAGCGTGTCATTTATGGTTATCTATCTTTGTTTATCGTATCTTTTGTGTTAGACCAGGTAGTTAATTCTGGCAGGCGTTCGGTTCAGTTTCTCATTATTTCGGAGCGATATAAAGAAATATGCAAAGAAGTTGTAGAAACTCCACCTCATCGTGGCTGTACTATTATAGATGCCCAAGGATATTACACGGGACAAACAACAAAAGTTGTATTGGTTGTTACACGTCAACGCGAAGCAAGAACGCTTTATCATCTTATAAACGACATAGACCCTCACGCTTTTGTTACACAAAGTCAGGTAATGGGTGTGTTTGGGCAAGGTTTCGACAAGTTTAAAATTAAGAACAAAAACAACAAGAAAAATTCTGAAACTGTTTCTTTAGAAACAAAATAG